In the Verrucomicrobiota bacterium genome, one interval contains:
- a CDS encoding nitroreductase family protein codes for MNIKKAATDWPIMQVLAERWSPYGFGDRSVSEADLRSLFEAARWAASSYNEQPWNYLVATRENAPEFARLLGCLVEANQAWAKTAPVLVLGVVSLQFAKNKQDNRAAVHDLGLAAGNLVVEATARGLAVHQMIGILPDKAREVFQIPEHFEAWTALAIGYQADPAILPDALRERDLTPRQRKPLGKFVFTGKWGQSSPFVLKHDT; via the coding sequence ATGAATATCAAGAAAGCAGCAACCGATTGGCCCATCATGCAGGTTCTCGCGGAACGGTGGAGTCCCTATGGCTTCGGAGATCGTTCGGTGTCGGAGGCTGACCTCCGATCGTTGTTTGAGGCGGCTCGCTGGGCCGCGTCGTCCTATAACGAACAGCCTTGGAACTACCTGGTTGCGACCAGAGAGAACGCCCCAGAGTTCGCACGACTTCTCGGCTGTCTCGTGGAGGCAAACCAGGCATGGGCCAAGACCGCGCCAGTGCTTGTCTTGGGGGTGGTGAGTTTGCAATTTGCCAAAAACAAACAGGACAATCGTGCTGCCGTTCATGACCTGGGCTTGGCCGCCGGGAATCTGGTGGTGGAGGCAACGGCGCGAGGTCTCGCAGTGCATCAGATGATCGGCATCCTCCCCGACAAAGCGCGCGAGGTTTTCCAGATCCCGGAGCATTTCGAGGCGTGGACCGCCTTGGCCATCGGATACCAAGCCGATCCGGCAATACTGCCAGATGCCTTGAGAGAGCGCGACCTGACCCCCCGGCAACGAAAGCCGTTGGGTAAGTTTGTGTTCACCGGTAAGTGGGGACAATCGTCGCCGTTTGTGTTGAAACATGACACCTGA
- a CDS encoding ferritin-like domain-containing protein has product MTKENPTTGLNITREQMIQLLNEDLAGEYQAIIAYTVYSQVLKGAAYTDIARELEAHAGEELAHAIKIAKQIDYLGGMPAVLPKPVKTSRDPVEMLRADLENERETVGRYRERIRQAEAMGEFALSETLRAIIVQEQEHEIDLSSALGINVPLPAKAADRKPVETK; this is encoded by the coding sequence ATGACTAAAGAAAACCCAACTACCGGATTGAACATCACCCGCGAACAAATGATCCAACTGCTGAACGAGGATCTGGCGGGGGAATACCAGGCGATCATTGCCTACACCGTGTACAGCCAGGTGCTGAAGGGTGCCGCATACACCGACATCGCGCGGGAATTGGAAGCGCATGCCGGGGAAGAGCTGGCGCATGCCATCAAAATTGCCAAACAGATTGATTATCTGGGCGGCATGCCGGCCGTGCTGCCCAAACCGGTGAAGACCTCACGTGACCCGGTTGAAATGCTGCGCGCCGATTTGGAGAACGAACGGGAAACGGTGGGGCGTTATCGCGAGCGCATCCGCCAAGCCGAGGCGATGGGGGAATTTGCATTAAGCGAGACCTTGCGCGCAATTATCGTGCAGGAGCAGGAGCACGAAATTGATTTAAGCTCTGCGCTGGGCATTAACGTGCCTCTCCCGGCGAAGGCTGCGGACCGAAAACCGGTCGAAACCAAATAA
- a CDS encoding superoxide dismutase yields the protein MAHELPLLPYPKEALEPHLDAVTMEIHHDRHHKAYVDNLNKAIAGHAALEAKSLDLLIGDLASVPDNIRGPVRNNGGGHWNHSFFWKLMAPKAGGAPSGKLGDAIQSAFGSFADFQAKFEAAGLGRFGSGWAWLVANGGKLEIVSTANQDNPLMGKAIAGCEGKPVLGVDVWEHAYYLKYQNKRADYLKAWWNVVNWAEVAKHF from the coding sequence ATGGCACACGAACTACCCCTTCTACCTTATCCCAAGGAAGCCTTGGAACCGCATCTTGACGCGGTAACCATGGAAATCCATCACGACCGCCATCACAAGGCGTACGTGGACAATCTCAACAAGGCCATTGCCGGCCACGCCGCGCTGGAAGCCAAATCGCTCGACCTGTTGATCGGCGACCTCGCCTCTGTGCCCGACAATATCCGCGGGCCGGTGCGCAATAACGGTGGTGGGCATTGGAACCATTCGTTCTTCTGGAAACTCATGGCACCCAAGGCTGGCGGCGCACCTTCCGGCAAGCTTGGCGACGCCATCCAATCCGCGTTCGGCTCCTTTGCCGATTTTCAGGCAAAGTTTGAGGCTGCGGGCCTCGGACGGTTTGGCAGCGGCTGGGCCTGGCTCGTCGCGAACGGCGGCAAGCTCGAAATCGTTTCCACGGCAAATCAGGACAACCCACTCATGGGCAAAGCCATTGCCGGTTGCGAAGGCAAGCCGGTGCTCGGCGTGGACGTTTGGGAGCACGCCTATTATTTGAAATATCAGAACAAGCGCGCCGATTATTTAAAGGCCTGGTGGAACGTGGTGAACTGGGCGGAAGTAGCCAAACATTTCTAA
- a CDS encoding heparinase II/III family protein encodes MSPNTSQFSFPAIGTLVALLAVHVCLAAEGGPKKSAQGSPRPLEAGQAFVPPILPPAGHPRLLLRSTDLPEMRRRLGEPAFTRFAKRVRALSESGWNGELPVPERFDSAPRNWMEWGRSSRGLAPSKTQNYDPRLHDLIEFCALRYVVEQNEAMGKRAIQLLETVLATVTFPNKKEAMDITRGKGATITTAAIVYDWCYPLLSSPQKASIIAHIRRIAAMLEVGFPPVRAGAVVGHGGEANIFRDLTAAGIAVYDEDPEIYQLTAKRLFEEHIPARNYFYPSHWHHQGSSYGHVRAKWELWCACIFQRMAGARVFAEGQEQLLYGTYYSLRPDHIQMADGDGSAIPKKWGSHPTADVNGELLSVFLSHDPVIAGMLQKHITMKDDLTDTLPYFLFAQPQLPTQPLETLPLSRYFKDPSGVMLARTGWQEGKESPTVVAMMKIAPWMFGNHQHLDAGHFQIWYKGMLAVDSGAYAGYGSAHWANYYQRSVAHNTVTVKDPQEQFIWIKTPVANDGGQRWPQDGREPVTLDELLKQGYQAGEVLAHQIGPDPARPIYSHLCGKIQSYGPKVENFTRSFLFLNLGQKDHPAVLAVYDRVRSANPSFAKSWLLHALEKPSVEPDGFAVPSLWGGRMDASVLLPAKGNYALKMLGGPGAQYLADGKNYPISQSSGSDDEGAGWRLELSPTLPQKQDRFLVVMQVHDNQPASRPLPVTSLETADCIGFQIADHAVLFPKGDGLLEGAITLDLPGNHPMKVTVTGLAAGSWSAQGQGNTLQGPVTEAGHLAHFDALAGKVELKRIDGGKTKQ; translated from the coding sequence ATGTCACCTAACACAAGTCAGTTCAGTTTTCCGGCGATTGGCACGCTAGTCGCGTTGCTGGCGGTCCACGTTTGTCTGGCGGCTGAAGGCGGGCCGAAGAAATCAGCGCAAGGCAGTCCACGGCCGCTAGAGGCCGGGCAGGCGTTCGTTCCACCGATCCTGCCGCCGGCGGGACATCCCCGGTTGCTGTTGCGGTCCACCGATCTGCCCGAGATGCGGCGGCGGCTCGGGGAACCGGCCTTTACGCGTTTTGCTAAACGGGTGAGGGCGCTCAGCGAATCGGGCTGGAACGGCGAACTGCCGGTGCCCGAGCGGTTTGACTCAGCCCCCCGGAATTGGATGGAATGGGGACGCAGCAGCCGGGGCCTCGCCCCAAGCAAGACCCAGAATTATGATCCCCGGCTCCACGATCTGATTGAATTCTGCGCCCTGCGCTATGTGGTCGAACAGAATGAAGCCATGGGCAAACGGGCGATCCAGTTGCTCGAAACAGTTCTCGCCACAGTTACCTTCCCCAACAAAAAGGAGGCCATGGATATTACGCGGGGTAAAGGCGCGACGATCACCACCGCCGCGATTGTCTATGATTGGTGTTATCCGCTGTTAAGCTCCCCGCAAAAAGCCTCCATCATTGCGCATATCCGCCGCATTGCTGCGATGCTGGAGGTGGGGTTCCCACCGGTGCGGGCCGGTGCCGTGGTGGGGCATGGCGGTGAAGCAAACATTTTTCGCGACCTGACCGCGGCCGGCATCGCGGTGTACGATGAAGATCCCGAAATCTACCAGCTCACGGCCAAACGGCTCTTTGAGGAACATATTCCGGCGCGGAACTACTTCTATCCATCCCATTGGCACCATCAGGGCAGTTCGTACGGACATGTCCGCGCCAAGTGGGAGCTATGGTGCGCCTGTATCTTCCAACGCATGGCCGGCGCGCGCGTCTTTGCCGAGGGCCAGGAGCAGCTCCTTTATGGCACCTATTATTCGCTGCGCCCGGATCACATACAGATGGCCGATGGCGATGGCTCCGCGATTCCGAAGAAGTGGGGCAGTCACCCCACAGCGGATGTGAACGGCGAGCTGCTGAGCGTATTCCTATCCCACGATCCGGTCATCGCGGGGATGCTCCAGAAGCATATTACCATGAAGGATGACCTTACCGATACGCTTCCCTATTTTCTGTTCGCACAACCACAGCTCCCGACCCAGCCGCTTGAGACGCTACCGCTGAGCCGGTACTTCAAGGATCCTTCGGGAGTAATGCTGGCGCGCACGGGATGGCAGGAAGGCAAAGAGTCCCCAACTGTAGTGGCAATGATGAAGATTGCGCCGTGGATGTTTGGCAACCACCAGCACTTGGATGCCGGCCACTTTCAAATTTGGTACAAGGGTATGTTGGCGGTAGATTCGGGTGCCTATGCCGGCTACGGTAGTGCGCATTGGGCGAATTATTATCAACGGAGCGTTGCCCACAACACCGTGACGGTGAAGGATCCGCAGGAGCAGTTCATCTGGATAAAGACACCGGTGGCGAATGACGGGGGACAGCGCTGGCCGCAAGACGGACGGGAACCCGTCACGCTCGACGAACTCTTGAAGCAAGGCTATCAGGCTGGCGAGGTCCTGGCTCATCAGATTGGCCCTGACCCGGCCCGGCCGATCTACAGCCATCTCTGCGGCAAGATTCAGAGCTACGGGCCCAAGGTCGAGAATTTCACGCGGTCCTTCCTGTTCCTGAACCTCGGCCAAAAGGATCATCCGGCCGTGCTCGCGGTTTACGACCGCGTCCGCTCCGCCAATCCGTCGTTTGCCAAAAGCTGGTTGCTGCATGCGCTGGAAAAACCCAGCGTTGAACCGGATGGTTTTGCGGTGCCCAGCCTGTGGGGCGGACGCATGGATGCTTCCGTGCTGCTGCCGGCAAAGGGAAACTATGCGCTTAAGATGCTGGGCGGTCCCGGAGCCCAGTATCTGGCTGACGGGAAGAACTATCCGATTTCCCAGTCCAGTGGCAGCGATGACGAAGGCGCTGGCTGGCGGCTGGAGTTGTCCCCGACGCTTCCGCAAAAACAGGATCGGTTCCTGGTGGTCATGCAGGTCCACGACAACCAACCGGCTTCCCGCCCCTTGCCGGTGACGTCCCTGGAAACGGCTGATTGCATCGGGTTTCAGATTGCGGATCATGCGGTGCTTTTCCCGAAGGGGGACGGCCTGCTGGAGGGAGCGATCACGCTCGATCTCCCCGGCAATCACCCGATGAAAGTGACCGTGACCGGCCTCGCTGCGGGGAGTTGGTCGGCCCAAGGTCAGGGTAATACGCTTCAGGGACCAGTCACCGAAGCGGGCCACTTGGCGCATTTCGATGCTCTTGCTGGAAAAGTCGAACTGAAACGGATTGACGGGGGAAAAACGAAGCAATGA
- a CDS encoding PEP-CTERM sorting domain-containing protein: protein MKHLLNTLTVGGSWLRTAAALAVLLSATSVRAGVVFDNMSNLQGGNTNAHVSSTGSTPNTFMGDAYTVAAGTTTITGFDLYPVNLSGTSYTGLKLNLFVWGTVNTGTVNSTTPAFGTLLGSYSFTSAGTYNSGFYYPFEGTPVGSAPGYTLGTPIELTSTTIGITFNYQGTTDGVTYNNVNSLTSLISYGMLPTVGSQVFNGYYRNAASETNGNFTSTLRSLGQQNQSVALRIYGTDGTSVPEPGTFAFLGLGGAAVFVFRRRR, encoded by the coding sequence ATGAAACATTTATTGAATACATTGACGGTTGGCGGGAGCTGGTTGCGAACGGCGGCGGCACTGGCGGTATTACTTTCAGCCACGAGTGTCAGGGCCGGGGTGGTATTCGACAACATGTCGAATCTTCAAGGGGGAAACACCAACGCGCATGTGAGTTCCACCGGCTCCACGCCCAACACATTCATGGGCGACGCCTACACCGTGGCTGCGGGAACGACGACGATCACCGGTTTTGACCTCTACCCCGTCAACCTCTCGGGCACCAGCTACACGGGGCTAAAGCTCAACCTGTTTGTCTGGGGAACTGTCAATACTGGTACGGTCAATAGCACCACGCCGGCGTTCGGCACGCTGTTGGGCAGCTACAGCTTCACGTCTGCCGGCACTTATAACTCGGGATTCTACTATCCATTTGAAGGCACACCGGTAGGTTCCGCTCCCGGATACACCCTCGGCACCCCAATCGAGCTCACGAGTACGACCATCGGGATCACCTTTAACTATCAAGGCACCACCGATGGCGTAACGTACAATAACGTCAACAGCCTCACCTCGCTTATCTCGTACGGCATGCTGCCAACGGTTGGCTCACAGGTTTTCAACGGCTATTACCGCAACGCCGCCTCGGAAACCAACGGTAACTTTACCTCCACGCTTCGATCACTGGGCCAACAGAATCAAAGTGTTGCCCTGCGCATTTATGGCACCGACGGAACATCCGTCCCTGAACCCGGGACCTTTGCATTTCTCGGTTTGGGTGGTGCGGCAGTGTTCGTTTTCCGCCGTCGCCGGTAA
- a CDS encoding sialidase, whose amino-acid sequence MTSKRSFPSNKDRSLWMALFVAGICLAAGLNAKAADLSGHYAWKPMKIGGGGWVVGMNISPTEKGLIYVRADVSGAYRWNPTTSTWKQLVTSASMPADSVGYAKYAGVDSIVSAPKDPEVAYMAFAGQPYGEAIGQIFRSTNRGDTWIATNFKTNQVKMEPNGKGRQEGERLCVDPNNSDVVYFGSIADGLWTTQNGGAAWTKVAGLPAGTAPHGVNTVHFDKAAGVLASKTNGVRTKVIYVTVNEGGVFKTSDAGATWTQIANSGPGLTGMPHDAAIGPDSTYYVAFTKDQDKAKKKEFAGSVWKCSPDGVWTNITPTDAKGGDQAYWELAVDPADARHIVVMRNGGRCWNSTDQGATWTVHMFHLNSRNVQWLGKQTGNYFLSAGALAFDPFERGKLWFAEGFGVWWTKDLTTPNIEWQAASEGIEEMCGNDVIAPPGGKPVAAMWDLGAFYFSGVDSYTAQRSQPYFMSCWALDWCPADPKFIVGVFRNHLGISPHPNSTGYSTDGGQTWTRFPAVNHGSAPAELEFGVIAVSANRTDNIVWAPAMKKLPYYTTDKGATWQQSSFGGPTNTGFWSYASPHKPLCADRVLPDTFYCYRPEDGVYCSTNGGANFVKAGNPVPQRWNSILKSTPGHARDLWFAEGTVGGVWHSTTGGATWTQAPGIKQAFNVGLGKPEKDGGYPTVFVAGIAGNQTGIYRSTDAGATWDKVGNYPLGIFDYVDAMDGDKEVFGKVYMGFAGSGFAYGAVKAP is encoded by the coding sequence ATGACTAGTAAACGTAGTTTCCCCAGTAATAAGGACAGATCACTTTGGATGGCGCTGTTCGTTGCCGGAATTTGCCTGGCGGCTGGTCTTAATGCGAAGGCCGCAGATTTGAGCGGGCATTACGCCTGGAAGCCGATGAAGATTGGCGGCGGCGGATGGGTGGTGGGCATGAACATCAGCCCTACCGAAAAGGGGCTCATCTATGTCCGCGCCGATGTCTCGGGCGCTTATCGCTGGAATCCCACCACCTCCACCTGGAAGCAACTGGTCACGTCCGCCAGCATGCCTGCGGATTCGGTGGGGTATGCCAAGTATGCGGGGGTTGACAGCATCGTCAGCGCCCCCAAGGACCCGGAGGTGGCCTACATGGCGTTCGCGGGCCAGCCTTATGGAGAGGCCATCGGGCAGATCTTCAGGAGCACCAATCGCGGCGATACTTGGATCGCAACGAATTTCAAGACGAACCAAGTCAAGATGGAGCCCAACGGCAAGGGGCGGCAGGAGGGCGAGCGCCTGTGCGTTGATCCCAACAACAGCGACGTGGTTTACTTTGGCTCCATCGCGGACGGCCTGTGGACCACCCAGAATGGCGGGGCCGCCTGGACGAAGGTGGCGGGCTTGCCAGCGGGAACGGCCCCGCATGGCGTCAACACGGTCCACTTCGACAAAGCCGCGGGCGTGCTTGCGTCAAAAACGAACGGCGTGAGGACGAAGGTGATTTACGTCACCGTCAACGAGGGGGGCGTGTTCAAGACTTCGGACGCCGGCGCCACCTGGACGCAGATCGCGAATTCCGGTCCCGGCCTGACCGGGATGCCCCACGATGCGGCCATCGGGCCGGACAGCACGTATTACGTCGCCTTCACCAAGGACCAGGATAAGGCGAAGAAAAAGGAATTCGCCGGCTCCGTCTGGAAATGTTCGCCGGATGGTGTGTGGACCAACATTACGCCGACCGACGCGAAGGGCGGCGACCAGGCGTATTGGGAACTGGCGGTTGATCCGGCCGACGCCAGGCATATCGTCGTCATGCGCAACGGCGGCAGATGCTGGAACTCCACCGATCAAGGCGCCACCTGGACCGTCCACATGTTTCATCTCAACAGCCGCAATGTCCAGTGGCTCGGCAAGCAGACCGGGAATTATTTCCTCAGCGCGGGCGCGCTCGCCTTTGATCCGTTCGAACGCGGCAAGCTCTGGTTCGCGGAAGGCTTTGGCGTTTGGTGGACCAAGGACCTGACCACGCCCAATATCGAATGGCAGGCCGCCAGCGAAGGCATCGAGGAAATGTGCGGCAACGACGTGATCGCCCCGCCCGGCGGCAAGCCCGTGGCCGCGATGTGGGACCTGGGCGCGTTTTATTTCAGCGGCGTGGATTCCTATACCGCCCAGCGTTCCCAACCCTACTTCATGTCGTGCTGGGCGCTCGACTGGTGTCCGGCGGATCCGAAATTCATCGTCGGCGTGTTCCGGAACCACCTGGGTATCTCACCTCATCCGAATTCCACCGGGTATTCAACCGATGGCGGACAGACCTGGACCCGATTCCCGGCCGTGAACCACGGCTCGGCTCCCGCAGAATTGGAGTTCGGGGTCATCGCGGTATCCGCCAACCGCACCGACAACATCGTATGGGCTCCGGCGATGAAGAAGCTGCCTTATTATACAACGGACAAAGGGGCGACCTGGCAGCAGTCCTCCTTCGGCGGACCGACCAACACGGGATTCTGGTCGTATGCCAGCCCCCATAAGCCCCTGTGCGCCGACCGCGTGTTGCCCGACACCTTTTACTGCTATCGTCCGGAGGATGGGGTTTATTGCTCGACCAATGGGGGCGCCAATTTCGTCAAGGCCGGCAACCCGGTTCCTCAGCGGTGGAACTCCATTTTGAAATCCACCCCCGGACATGCCCGGGACCTCTGGTTTGCCGAAGGAACGGTGGGCGGCGTATGGCATTCCACCACCGGCGGCGCCACCTGGACCCAGGCACCCGGCATCAAACAGGCCTTTAATGTCGGCTTGGGCAAGCCGGAAAAGGACGGCGGATACCCGACCGTTTTTGTGGCGGGCATTGCGGGCAACCAAACGGGGATTTATCGCTCCACCGATGCGGGCGCCACTTGGGACAAAGTCGGCAACTATCCCCTCGGCATCTTTGACTACGTGGATGCCATGGATGGCGACAAAGAAGTCTTCGGCAAGGTCTATATGGGTTTCGCGGGCTCAGGCTTTGCCTACGGAGCAGTGAAAGCGCCATAA